The DNA window AAATCTATGATTGGTCATTTACTCGGTGCATCCGGTAGTGTGGAATTTATCGTGACCACCATGTCTATTAAACAAGATACGGTTCACCCAACGATCAATCAGGAAGAGCCGGATCCGGAATGTGATTTAGATTACACAGCAAATGAATACAGAAAAAGATCGGTTCGGGCTGCTGTTTCAAATTCCTTTGGATTCGGCGGCCACAACGTTTCAATTGTGGTGAAAAAATATCAAAATTAAATCGGATAGTCGAAAAGTTAAGTCAAACAAATTAATTTGGACGGAGTTTACCCGATCGGTGCCGAAAAGTTCAGGATGAAGATAAGCATTCTTCATGGTGAACCCTTTGGTAAGGTCGGATGAACTTAGTCGACCCCTGACTTTAAATTACACCTTTTCGGCCGCTAAGCAACCCCAAATTTTGTTACATCTTAGTATGCTCAACTGGCTAAAGCTTCGTTTTAAGAAAACTCCTTCCAATTCAAAACCGCAAATAGATTTTACGGCACTCAAAGAAACGATTGGCTATGACTTTGTTAATGAAGAGTTCTTTGTCCAGGCGCTCAAACATCGTTCCTATTTACCAGTAGCTCAGGAAAATCGAATCGACTCAAACGAGCGGCTTGAACTCCTCGGTGATGCCGTCTTGGGATTGGTCGTTGTCGAGCATTTGTACCGGCGTTTTCCGGACAAAGACGAAGGTGAGCTGACGAACATGAAATCTCTCATCGTCAGCAGGAGAATTTTGGCCAAAATTGCCCAGGCATTGAAGCTGGGAGATTTCCTTTTGTTAAGCGAGGCAGAAGACAAATCAGGCGGCCGAGAACGAGCCTCGATCAATTCCGATGCTATGGAAGCAATCATGGGAGCAATTTATATCGATGGCGGTTTGGAGCCTGCGCGCGAATTCATTGAGCAGAAGGTTCTTTGTAACTTCGATGAACTTATTTCCGAAGAGCTGCACAAGAACTTTAAGAGCATGCTTTTGGAGTATGCACAGAGTCAGAGTCTGGGTTCTCCGTTCTACTCAGTTCACTCAGTGAACGGCCCGGATCATGAAAAAGAATTTACCATCGAAGTGAAAATCCAGGATGATGTTCTAGGAACAGGAACCGCCAACAGCAAGAAGCGAGCTGAACAGTTGGCAGCTCGAGAGGCGTTGAAGAGTTTGTATATAATTTAATATCCTTTTGTTAAAAAATCATTTCTTTGCATAAACGAGTTTTCCCCCTACAATCGTGTAGAGCACCTCAACATTGCGGATATTGTTC is part of the candidate division KSB1 bacterium genome and encodes:
- the rnc gene encoding ribonuclease III, coding for MLHLSMLNWLKLRFKKTPSNSKPQIDFTALKETIGYDFVNEEFFVQALKHRSYLPVAQENRIDSNERLELLGDAVLGLVVVEHLYRRFPDKDEGELTNMKSLIVSRRILAKIAQALKLGDFLLLSEAEDKSGGRERASINSDAMEAIMGAIYIDGGLEPAREFIEQKVLCNFDELISEELHKNFKSMLLEYAQSQSLGSPFYSVHSVNGPDHEKEFTIEVKIQDDVLGTGTANSKKRAEQLAAREALKSLYII